The Chloroflexia bacterium SDU3-3 genome includes the window GCCTTGGTGGTAAACCAGAACGCAGCGGCCCGCGCAGCCGTGCTACAATTTCCCCAGGCCACCCACACAACAGCGAGAAGAACGCCATGAACAATGTGTACGACACCATCGTCGTCGGCTTGGGCGCGATGGGTAGCGCCGCCGCCTATCACCTGGCCCAGCGCGGCCAGCGCGTGCTCGGGCTAGAGCAGTTTACCCCCACCCACAGCAACGGCTCCAGCCATGGCCGCTCGCGGATCGTGCGGCAGGCCTACTTCGAGGGCGCGGCCTACGTGCCGCTGCTGCTGCGCGCCTACGAGCTGTGGCGGCAGCTTGAGCGCGACTCGGGCGAGCGACTGCTGACCCTGAGCGGCGGCCTGATGATCGGCCCGCCCGACAGCGCCACCGTGGCCGGGGCCTTGCACAGCGCCCGCGAGCACGGCCTAGCCCACGAGCTGCTGGACGCCGCCGAGATCCAGCGGCGCTACCCCATGATGCGGCCCTCCCCCGGCACCGTGGCGCTCTACGAGCCAAACGCGGGTGTGGTTATCCCCGAGCTGGCCAACCTGGCCCACCAGCGGCTGGCCGCCGCGCGCGGTGCCGAGCTGCACTTCGAGGAGCCGGTGCTGGGCTGGCAGGCCGATGGCGAGGGCGTGCGCGTCACCACGGCCAGCGGCAGCTACCGCGCCGCGCGGCTGGTGCTCTCGCCGGGGGCCTGGGCACCCCGCCTGATGGCCGACCTGGCGCTGCCGCTGCTGGTCGAGCGCCAGGTGCTCTACTGGTTCGCCCCCAAGAGCGGCTTCGCGGCCTACCAGCCGGAGCGCTTCCCGATCTTCATCTGGCAGCTGGAGGATGGCCTGCAGTTCTACGGCTTCCCCGCCGAGCCGAGCGAGCCGCTGGGCGTGAAGGCGGCCTACTTCCGCAAGGGCGCGGCCTGCGAGCCCGATGCGGTGGACCGCGCCGTCCACCCCGAGGAGGTGGCCCACATCCGCGCCACCATCGATCGGCTGATGCCCGACCTGGGCGGCGAGCTGGTGGACGCCAAGACATGCCTCTACACCACCACCCCCGACGAGGATTTCATCATCGCGGCCCACCCGCAGCACCCCAACGTCATCCTGGCCTCGCCCTGCTCGGGGCACGGCTTCAAGTTCGCCAGCGTGGTGGGCGAGGTGCTGGCCGACCTAGCGGCGGATGGTGCGACGGCGCACCCGATCGCCATGTTCCACCCAGGGCGCTTTGTATAGGCCTGGGCATCGGTCCTTCTTCTGATCATAGGGCGGCAGAAAATCCGCCGAGCGATGGAGCGCGCGCGGCGGCTCTGCGCTGCCGCCTATGCTATACTTCCCGCGTCCCACCTACAGGATACAGAACGCCGTCGCCCGCGCCCGTGTGCTGCGGCAGCCACACCACGCTGCCCGCCTGTGGCCGTGCGCTCGCTCGGCGTGCGTTCAGAAGAGAGGGAGCGATGCAGTACGTCAATCTGGGGAAAACTGGCCTCAAGGTCTCGCGGATCTGCCTGGGCACCATGACCTACGGGACGCCGGAGTGGCGGCCCTGGGCGCTTGATGAGGAGAGCAGCCGCCCGCTGATCAAGCGCGCGGTGGAGCTGGGCATCAACTTCTTCGACACCGCCGACTTCTACTCGCTGGGCGTCAGCGAGCAGATCCTGGGGCGGGCGCTGAAGGAGTACGCGCGGCGCGACCAGGTGGTGGTGGCCACCAAGGTCTGCCTGCCCGTGGGCGACGGCCCGAACGACACCGGCCTCTCGCGCAAGCACATCATGGACTCGATCGACGCCTCGCTGCGGCGGCTGCAGACCGACTATGTGGATCTCTACCAGATCCACCGCTTCGACCCCGACACGCCCATGGAGGAGACCATGGAGGCGCTGAACGACCTGGTGCGGGCGGGCAAGGTGCGCTACCTCGGCGCGTCGAGCATGTACGCATGGCAGTTCGCCTCGCTGCAGTTCACCGCCGAGAAGCACGGCTGGAGCAAGTTTGTGAGCATGCAGAACCACTACAACCTGGTCTACCGCGAGGAGGAGCGCGAGATGAACCCGTTCTGCCGCGCCACCGGTGTGGGCCTCATCCCGTGGAGCCCGCTGGCGCGCGGGTTTCTGGCCGGAGGGCGCGGCCAGGGCGGCGAGACCCAGCGCGCCAAGACCGACCAGGGCATCGCCGCGCTCTACCACAGCGAGAGCGACGCCGCCATCGTCGGGCGCGTCAGCGAGCTGGCCCAGCAGCGCGGCGTGAGCAACACCCAGGTCGCGCTGGCCTGGCTGCTGCACCAGCCCGGGGTCAGCGCGCCGATCGTCGGCTCGACCAAGGCGCACCACCTCGATCAGGCAGTCGCGTCCGCCGCGCTCACCCTTGCCCCCGACGAGCTGACCTTCCTTCAGGAGCTGTACCAGCCCCACGTCATCCTGGGCCACTAGCAAACAGCGGCCATCTGCATCGCGCAGGTGGCCGCTGTTTCCCTACCCTCAAACCTTCGCAGTACGCATCCTCTTCTATCTCTTGGATCCTTGGGGTCTTGGTGGTAAAAGCCCTTTTTCAAATCTTCGCGTCTTCGCGTCTTCGTGGTTACTGCTCGCCCAGCGGCGAGCTGTCGAGCCGGGCCAGCAGGTCCGCCGGGTCTTGGTACACCGCCGCAGCCCCGCGCAGCTGGTTGTCGCCCCAGCCGCCGCAGCGCAGCGCGATGCTGGCCACGCCCGCCCGCGCGGCGGCCTCCACGTCGTAGGGTGTGTCGCCCAGCATCAGTGTGCGCTCGGGTGCACTGCCCAGCCTTTCCAGCGCCGCCTGCACGATGTCCGGGTCGGGCTTCGAGCGCTCGGCATCATCCGAAGATGTTTCGCGCTCGATCAGGTCGTCGACCCCTGCGATCTTCAGCAGCGCGCCCAGCTCATCGGCCTGGGCCGAGCTGGCCACCGCCAGACGCAGCCCACGCCCCCGCAGCGCCTCGGCCAGCGCGCGGGCGGCGGGGAAGGCCCGCAGCTGCGGCAGGTAGCGCTCGCGGAAGATCTGGCCGCGCCGCTCGCTGACGCGCCTGCCCTCGGGTGAGTCCTTCCCGGCCCCGCATACCTCGGGGATGAGGTGATCGCTGCCCTTGCCGATCAGGCTGCGCACCTGGGCCATATCGGCGTCGATGCCAAGCTCGCCGAAGGCCTCCACCCAGGCGCGGGCGTGGGCGTCGTTGCTGTCCACCAGCGTCCCATCCACATCTAGGATCACGCTCTCAAATTGGGCCATGGCTGTTTCCTTCCACAGAACCGTGCCTGCCGATGCCCTGCAGAGAGTATGCCATTGGATGGGCCAGAACGGGCTACATCCCCGCGCCGATGCCCAGCCCGAGGATGAGGGTCAGCGCCACCGCCAGCAGCGCCAGCAGCGACCCGACCACCGCCACCGCCACCTGCGGCCCCACGCGGCGCACGGCGGGCAGGTTCACCTCCAGCCCCAGCGCGGCCATGGCCACCACGGTGAGAATGCGGCTCAGGTTGCCCACCGCGTCGCTCAGACTCGCCGGGAACAGACCCACGCTGCGCACGGCGGCCATGATAAGAA containing:
- the solA gene encoding N-methyl-L-tryptophan oxidase — translated: MNNVYDTIVVGLGAMGSAAAYHLAQRGQRVLGLEQFTPTHSNGSSHGRSRIVRQAYFEGAAYVPLLLRAYELWRQLERDSGERLLTLSGGLMIGPPDSATVAGALHSAREHGLAHELLDAAEIQRRYPMMRPSPGTVALYEPNAGVVIPELANLAHQRLAAARGAELHFEEPVLGWQADGEGVRVTTASGSYRAARLVLSPGAWAPRLMADLALPLLVERQVLYWFAPKSGFAAYQPERFPIFIWQLEDGLQFYGFPAEPSEPLGVKAAYFRKGAACEPDAVDRAVHPEEVAHIRATIDRLMPDLGGELVDAKTCLYTTTPDEDFIIAAHPQHPNVILASPCSGHGFKFASVVGEVLADLAADGATAHPIAMFHPGRFV
- a CDS encoding aldo/keto reductase encodes the protein MQYVNLGKTGLKVSRICLGTMTYGTPEWRPWALDEESSRPLIKRAVELGINFFDTADFYSLGVSEQILGRALKEYARRDQVVVATKVCLPVGDGPNDTGLSRKHIMDSIDASLRRLQTDYVDLYQIHRFDPDTPMEETMEALNDLVRAGKVRYLGASSMYAWQFASLQFTAEKHGWSKFVSMQNHYNLVYREEEREMNPFCRATGVGLIPWSPLARGFLAGGRGQGGETQRAKTDQGIAALYHSESDAAIVGRVSELAQQRGVSNTQVALAWLLHQPGVSAPIVGSTKAHHLDQAVASAALTLAPDELTFLQELYQPHVILGH
- a CDS encoding HAD family hydrolase, with amino-acid sequence MAQFESVILDVDGTLVDSNDAHARAWVEAFGELGIDADMAQVRSLIGKGSDHLIPEVCGAGKDSPEGRRVSERRGQIFRERYLPQLRAFPAARALAEALRGRGLRLAVASSAQADELGALLKIAGVDDLIERETSSDDAERSKPDPDIVQAALERLGSAPERTLMLGDTPYDVEAAARAGVASIALRCGGWGDNQLRGAAAVYQDPADLLARLDSSPLGEQ